The following proteins are encoded in a genomic region of Drosophila willistoni isolate 14030-0811.24 chromosome 3R, UCI_dwil_1.1, whole genome shotgun sequence:
- the LOC6649394 gene encoding phosphatidylinositol 4,5-bisphosphate 3-kinase catalytic subunit delta isoform gives MNHAAVPLPASSVSDMRNMQQAAGYNNSPQQYSGMMMYSPHVLLQPLESGNTRFSIGLWKNDPPDIVELICFLPNGITIILDASSQSTIRDIKAEIVRQGKQGIMGYLIKDACDYQLYGISNFNIDPFTDETKRLCEVQPYFGILNLGARTDATHFSSDYELTKMVNNMIGKTFDQHSTQHASPEIDEFRRKMTTVCETIELERSQYTWHHRLLYEHPLRLAASREMPELIRQRHPAHHFLIVVKNENDHSTFTLSVMEQDTPLSLIESTLQKMNRSQMKINDRVTDYVLKVSGRDEYLFGDHPLIQFLYIQEMLSESAVPNVVLQLVIRLDSYINHHNERNMGLKLPQKKERPPQPVVKLRTTSLYDLGNYFQLTLHSISNVNYDRTRAFKVGLHVGLFHGEHKLCSQRSLDAPNDGAKIFQFNDQVIDFDIQMRNLPRMTRLCIVIYEVSKMSRSKKSSNNKDSSLKDVSYNKNPLAWVNTTIFDFKDHLRMGRQTLYTWTYADDIQSDEVFHPLGTVEPNPRAEECALVDITFHSSWAEAVTYPTESAVSQYAEERARAHHRDRQMSENQPPLRDLRELLSSYTGLDKIYEMVDQDRNAIWERRYDIVREYPEELSILLHCVCWNERDDVADIWYLLSRWPLISIERSLELLDYAYPDPAVRRFAIKCLHYLKDEELLLYLLQLVQAIKHESYLESDLVVFLLERALRNQRIGHYFFWHLRSEMQTPSMQTRFGLLLEVYLKGCKQHVAPLRKQLQVLEKLKQGSVIAKKGSKEKVRHMLQEFLQDQHSRGVFQNIQNPLNPSFRCSGVTPDKCKVMDSKMRPLWVVFENADQTSSDVYIIFKNGDDLRQDMLTLQMLRVMDQLWKREGMDFRMNIYNCISMEQRLGMIEVVRHAETIANIQKEKGMFSATSPFKKGSLFSWLKEHNKPSDKLNKAINEFTLSCAGYCVATYVLGVADRHSDNIMVKRNGQLFHIDFGHILGHFKEKFGVRRERVPFVLTHDFVYVINKGCNDREAKEFCHFQELCERAFLVLRKHGCLILSLFSMMISTGLPELSSEKDLNYLRETLVLDYTEEKAREHFRQKFSEALANSWKTSLNWASHNFSKNNKQ, from the exons ATGAATCATGCTGCTGTCCCTTTGCCGGCCAGTTCGGTCTCGGACATGCGTAACATGCAGCAGGCAGCTGGCTATAACAATAGTCCCCAACAATATAGTGGAATGATGATGTATTCCCCACATGTCCTTCTCCAACCACTCGAATCCGGCAATACACGTTTCTCGATTGGTCTATGGAAGAATGATCCACCAGACATAGTGGAACTCATATGCTTTCTGCCCAACGGCATTACCATCATACTAGATGCCAGTTCACAGTCCACGATACGAGACATCAAAGCGGAAATAGTCCGCCAAGGCAAACAAGGAATAATGGGCTATCTGATAAAGGATGCCTGTGACTATCAGTTATATGGTATCTCCAATTTCAATATCGATCCGTTTACGGATGAGACAAAACGTCTGTGCGAAGTCCAGCCATATTTTGGTATACTGAATTTGGGTGCACGCACAGATGCCACCCATTTCTCCAGCGACTATGAACTGACCAAAATGGTCAACAATATGATTGGCAAGACCTTTGACCAGCATAGCACGCAACATGCCAGTCCCGAAATCGATGAGTTTCGACGTAAAATGACCACAGTCTGCGAAACCATTGAGCTGGAACGATCCCAATACACATGGCATCATCGCCTGCTCTATGAGCATCCATTAAGACTGGCTGCATCTAGAGAAATGCCCGAACTCATTCGTCAGCGTCATCCAGCCCATCATTTTCTGATTGTGGTCAAGAATGAGAATGACCATAGCACGTTCACTTTGTCCGTGATGGAACAGGACACGCCATTATCCTTGATCGAGAGCACGTTGCAAAAAATGAATCGATCACAGATGAAGATCAACGATCGGGTCACAGACTATGTATTAAAAGTCAGCGGACGGGATGAATATCTGTTTGGCGATCATCCGCTGATACAGTTCCTATATATCCAAGAGATGCTCTCCGAATCGGCGGTGCCCAATGTAGTGTTACAATTGGTAATACGTCTGGATTCGTATATTAATCACCACAATGAGCGAAACATGGGTCTGAAGCTGCCCCAAAAGAAAGAGCGACCACCGCAGCCAGTGGTCAAACTACGGACCACATCTCTGTACGATTTGGGCAACTATTTTCAATTGACACTGCACAGCATTAGCAATGTAAATTACGATCGGACGCGAGCCTTTAAGGTGGGTCTCCATGTGGGCCTCTTCCATGGCGAGCATAAGCTTTGCTCTCAACGCTCCCTGGATGCTCCCAACGATGGAGCCAAGATCTTCCAGTTCAATGACCAGGTTATTGACTTTGACATACAAATGCGTAATCTGCCACGCATGACACGCCTGTGCATCGTAATCTATGAAGTGAGCAAAATGTCCCGTTCAAAGAAGTCCTCGAACAACAAGGATAGCTCGCTCAAGGATGTGTCCTATAATAAAAATCCTTTGGCCTGGGTGAACACAACAATTTTTGACTTCAAAGACCATTTGCGGATGGGCCGCCAAACTCTGTACACATGGACCTACGCAGATGATATACAATCAGATGAGGTATTCCATCCACTTGGCACTGTCGAGCCAAATCCGCGTGCCGAGGAATGCGCCCTGGTGGATATCACATTCCATAGCAGCTGGGCAGAGGCGGTTACCTATCCAACCGAAAGTGCAGTCTCACAGTATGCGGAAGAGAGGGCGCGGGCACATCATCGGGATAGACAAATGTCCGAGAATCAACCACCGCTTAGAGATCTAAGAGAATTACTGTCTAGTTATACGGGTTTGGACAAAATATATGAGATGGTAGATCAGGATCGCAATGCCATATGGGAAAGGAG ATACGATATTGTACGCGAATATCCGGAAGAACTGTCCATATTGTTACATTGCGTCTGCTGGAACGAACGCGATGATGTGGCCGATATATGGTATCTTTTAAGTCGCTGGCCACTAATATCTATTGAACGCTCGCTGGAGCTACTCGACTATGCCTATCCTGATCCAGCTGTCCGTCGATTTGCCATCAAGTGTCTGCACTATCTAAA gGATGAAGAGCTGCTTTTGTATCTGCTACAATTGGTGCAAGCTATCAAACACGAATCGTATCTGGAAAGCGATCTGGTTGTGTTTCTGTTAGAGCGAGCTCTACGGAATCAGCGCATTGGGCATTATTTCTTTTGGCATTTACGTTCCGAAATGCAAACACCATCCATGCAGACACGTTTCGGCCTTTTGCTAGAAGTCTATTTGAAAGGATGCAAGCAACATGTGGCACCGTTGCGGAAGCAGCTTCAAGTGTTGGAGAAACTGAAGCAGGGATCTGTGATAgctaaaaagggtagcaaggAAAAAGTGCGACATATGCTGCAGGAGTTCCTACAGGATCAGCACAGTCGGGGTGTCTTCCAGAACATTCAGAATCCGTTAAATCCAAGCTTTAGGTGTAGTGGAGTCACACCCGACAAATGCAAAGTGATGGATAGCAAAATGCGACCTTTATGGGTAGTTTTCGAGAATGCCGATCAGACATCGAGCGATGTTTACATTATATTTAAGAATGGCGATGATCTGCGGCAGGATATGCTGACCCTACAAATGCTACGCGTCATGGATCAGTTATGGAAACGTGAAGG CATGGATTTCCGCATGAACATTTACAATTGCATCAGTATGGAACAGAGATTAGGCATGATTGAGGTGGTGCGCCATGCCGAGACTATTGCAAACATACAAAAGGAAAAGGGCATGTTCTCGGCCACATCGCCGTTTAAAAAGGGATCCCTTTTCAGTTGGCTTAAAGAGCACAACAAGCCCTCCGATAAGCTGAACAAGGCTATAAATGAGTTTACCCTAAGTTGTGCCGGTTACTGTGTAGCCACTTATGTCCTGGGTGTTGCCGATCGACACTCAGATAACATAATGGTCAAGCGTAATGGACAG CTCTTTCACATCGACTTTGGCCACATTTTGGGCCACTTCAAAGAGAAGTTTGGCGTACGACGCGAACGTGTTCCATTTGTGCTAACCCATGACTTTGTTTATGTTATCAACAAAGGTTGCAACGATCGCGAGGCAAAGGAATTTTGTCACTTTCAAGAATTGTGCGAACGC GCATTTTTAGTTTTACGAAAACACGGCTGCCTTATTTTATCGCTGTTCTCAATGATGATTTCAACGGGACTGCCGGAACTGTCCTCCGAAAAGGACTTGAACTATCTACGTGAAACATTG GTACTGGACTATACGGAGGAAAAAGCACGCGAACATTTTCGACAAAAATTTAGTGAAGCTTTGGCCAACTCCTGGAAGACTTCCCTAAATTGGGCCTCGCACAATTTCtccaaaaacaataaacagtaa